Proteins from a genomic interval of Scomber japonicus isolate fScoJap1 chromosome 10, fScoJap1.pri, whole genome shotgun sequence:
- the LOC128366507 gene encoding C-type lectin domain family 4 member M-like, which produces MEDDLNYTTVIFKTKMSTLEKPNDQEIIYDEVKTEEQTWDTTPVIQVNEKKAPLHTPLKLVAAALGIICVILVSVVIALSIHFNTVISEKHRENTNLTAQNQQLWTEKTDLERRTEELTRDRDGLNWTMGAILEYENFPVKTHCPQKVCKPCLDGWVLFQSHCYLFTSSDYYYDWKDWSGSRDFCRERNAQLVVIGSQEEQEFINNHTKQYDDEKHGYWIGLREESTWTWIDGSNLTVTYWIEKQIGYRGPCALTLAGADPLANWNTAGCNMRNRRICETRTLIKPD; this is translated from the exons atggaGGATGACCTGAATTACACAACAGTGATATTCAAGACTAAAATGTCTACACTGG agAAACCCAATGACCAGGAAATAATCTATGATGAAGTGAAGACTGAGGAGCAAACATGGGATACAACTCCTGTGATACAAG taaATGAGAAGAAAGCACCACTTCATACTCCTCTCAAACTGGTGGCAGCAGCTTTGGGCATTATTTGTGTCATCTTGGTGTCAGTCGTCATCGCTCTCAGCATCCATT TCAACACAGtcatttcagaaaaacacagagaaaacaccAACTTAACAGCGCAGAATCAGCAGCTGTGGACAGAGAAGACTGACTTGGAGAGACGGACGGAGGAGCTGACGAGAGACAGAGACGGACTCAACTGGACTATGGGAGCCATCCTTGAATATGAAAACTTTCCAGTGAAAACCCACTGCCCACAGAAAG TGTGTAAACCTTGTCTGGACGGCTGGGTGCTGTTTCAGTCACACTGTTACCTGTTTACGTCATCTGATTATTACTATGATTGGAAGGATTGGTCGGGAAGCCGTGATTTTTGCAGAGAAAGGAATGCACAGCTCGTGGTGATTGGAAGTCAGGAGGAACAG GAATTCATCAATAACCACACCAAACAATATGACGATGAAAAACACGGCTACTGGATTGGGTTGAGGGAGGAGAGTACATGGACGTGGATAGACGGAAGCAACCTCACTGTGAC GTACTGGATAGAAAAACAAATTGGCTACAGAGGTCCCTGTGCTCTAACTCTGGCGGGTGCAGATCCACTGGCCAACTGGAACACGGCAGGCTGTAACATGAGGAACCGCAGGATCTGTGAAACAAGAACCTTGATAAAACCAGATTAG
- the gpatch4 gene encoding G patch domain-containing protein 4, producing MAEVEQEKSRGLKFAEQQLLRHGWEQGKGLGRAENGISEAIKVKVKCDKGGVGHKEGDQFTFHWWDHVFNKASSSLQVESDQNGIMLKKTVEEEEADGMISNKRPRKAALARDKLYGCFVKSATLLSGQEQPEPKSSSSDDSSSSDEEEDQKLDLSSTTNLSDADLMKACGGRTAHKGARHGLTMSAKLARLEQQEAEFMAKYGKKSQAASASPVCVTPSPQSVEGQEDTAEKSKKIKKKKSAVSIDELNGDAVCESPETDVKPKKKKKKRKASEDTEETTDSVPAEDEVICVENSEEKTKRKHKKKKNNAEQSEEERAPSPSSAAELHTNAEVKKKKKKKKKSSEHHGEEKESDDTESSPSEPVQDCVSKSKKQKSTVALEETEVMEEELPVKQKRKKCKKDKELMSDDINEESLPPKKKKKKKSHE from the exons ATGGCTGAAGTTGAACAAGAGAAAAGTCGTGGCCTGAAGTTTGCCGAGCAGCAGCTCCTGCGTCACGGCTGGGAACAGG GTAAAGGACTGGGGCGAGCTGAGAACGGCATATCAGAAGCTATCAAAGTCAAAGTGAAATGTGACAAAGGAGGG GTTGGCCATAAGGAAGGAGATCAGTTCACCTTCCACTGGTGGgatcatgtttttaataaggCCTCCTCCAGTCTGCAGGTGGAGTCTGATCAG AACGGTATTATGCTGAAGAAGAcggtggaggaagaagaagcagatgGGATGATCTCCAATAAAAGACCACGGAAGGCCGCGCTGGCTAGAGACAAACTTTATGGATGCTTTGTCAAG TCGGCCACACTGCTGTCTGGTCAGGAGCAGCCGGAGCCCAAGTCCTCCAGCTCTGacgacagcagcagctcagatgaagaggaagaccAGAAACTGGATCTCTCCAGCACCACCAA CCTCTCTGATGCCGATCTAATGAAGGCTTGTGGAGGAAGAACGGCTCACAA AGGAGCGAGGCACGGCTTGACCATGAGCGCTAAGTTAGCCAGGCTGGAGCAGCAGGAGGCTGAGTTCATGGCTAAGTACGGCAAGAAGAGCCAAGCAGCAAGTGCTTCACCAGTGTGTGTTACACCATCACCCCAGTCAGTGGAGGGGCAGGAGGATACGGCTGAAAAGAgtaaaaagataaagaagaagaaatctgcTGTGAGCATTGATGAGTTAAATGGGGATGCAGTGTGTGAAAGCCCTGAAACAGATGTTAAGcccaaaaagaagaagaagaaaaggaaagccAGTGAGGACACGGAGGAAACAACTGACTCGGTTCCTGCTGAGGATGAAGTGATCTGTGTAGAAAACagtgaagagaaaacaaagagaaaacataaaaagaagaaaaacaatgcaGAGCAGAGCGAAGAAGAGAGAGCACCTTCACCAAGTAGCGCCGCTGAGCTTCACACCAATGctgaggtgaagaagaagaagaagaagaaaaagaaatcctcaGAGCATCACGGTGAGGAAAAGGAGAGCGATGACACAGAATCCAGCCCATCGGAGCCGGTGCAGGACTGCGTTTCAAAAAGTAAAAAGCAAAAATCCACAGTTGCTTTAGAGGAAACAGAAGTTATGGAGGAAGAACTTCCAGTaaagcagaaaaggaaaaagtgtaaaaaggacaaagagttaATGAGTGACGATATCAACGAGGAGTCACTTCctccaaagaaaaagaagaagaaaaagtcccATGAGTAG
- the LOC128366173 gene encoding natural killer cells antigen CD94-like: protein MVMNEQRANLSRKSAENQQMSMQMSILENKTEELTRDRDNLNWTLGVLENKTEELRRDRDNLNWTLGVILDFNTFPVNEHCPDKKCQPCLKDWIQFKENCYLFHDPHANWKSWQNSRRYCQSRDADLVVIDSLQEQEFISNHTQPYSIYHGYWIGLQVTDEQKWLWVDGRSVTLQYWLMKKLNRPGRCILMIPGKNVTASWDSAPCAMENIFICETKALIKSE, encoded by the exons ATGGTAATGAACGAACAGAGAGCAAACCTCAGCAGAAAATCAGCAGAAAATCAGCAGATGAGCATGCAGATGAGCATCTTAGAGAACAAGACAGAGGAACTgacaagagacagagacaacCTCAACTGGACATTGGGAGTCTTAGAAAACAAGACCGAGGAActgagaagagacagagacaacCTCAACTGGACATTGGGAGTCATCCTGGATTTTAACACCTTTCCAGTAAATGAACACTGCCCTGATAAAA AGTGTCAGCCGTGTCTAAAAGACTGGATTCAGTTCAAGGAAAATTGCTACCTGTTCCATGATCCACACGCTAATTGGAAGTCATGGCAAAATAGCAGAAGATACTGCCAAAGCAGAGATGCAGATCTGGTTGTTATTGACAGCCTGCAAGAACAG GAATTCATCAGTAATCACACCCAGCCTTACTCCATTTATCATGGATACTGGATCGGGTTACAGGTAACTGATGAACAGAAATGGCTCTGGGTTGACGGACGTAGTGTCACTCTACA GTACTGGTTGATGAAGAAACTTAATAGACCTGGTCGATGTATACTGATGATACCTGGGAAAAATGTTACAGCCAGCTGGGACTCAGCACCCTGTGCAATGGAGAACATATTCATCTGTGAGACCAAAGCCCTGATAAAGTCAGAGTAG
- the LOC128366509 gene encoding tetraspanin-13-like, producing the protein MVCGGFVCTKNCLCALNILYVLVSLLLIGVAAWGKWFGLISSINVVAGVIGVGIFLFLVAFVGLCGALKHHQVLLFFYMIILFIVFVVQFSVSCACLALNKDQQDQLLEVGWNKSEATQRDVEKTLNCCGFTHFNPNGTCAAICFKQEHPSCVTCSTIIQKYTGEMLQFVGGVGLFFSFTEILGVWLVHRFRNIKDPRSNPSAFL; encoded by the exons ATGGTTTGCGGCGGATTCGTTTGCACCAAGAATTGCCTCTGCGCTCTCAATATACTATATGTT ctGGTGAGTCTGCTGCTCATCGGAGTGGCAGCCTGGGGGAAATGGTTCGGCCTGATCTCCAGCATCAACGTGGTGGCAGGGGTCATCGGGGTGGGCATCTTCCTGTTCCTGGTTGCTTTTGTGGGGCTTTGCGGAGCCCTGAAGCACCACCAGGTCCTGCTCTTCTTT TACATGATTATCCTGTTCATAGTGTTCGTTGTGCAGTTCTCTGTGTCCTGTGCTTGCCTGGCCCTCAATAAAGACCAACAG GATCAACTCCTGGAGGTTGGGTGGAACAAATCTGAGGCGACTCAGAGGGATGTAGAGAAGACACTCAACTGTTGCGGCTTCACTCATTTCAACCCCAATGGCACATGTGCTGCC atATGCTTCAAACAAGAACATCCGTCTTGTGTCACTTGCTCCACCATCATCCAGAAGTATACAGGGGAGATGCTACAGTTTGTCGGCGGTGTCGGACTCTTCTTCAGTTTCACGGAG atCCTTGGAGTTTGGCTGGTCCACAGATTCAGAAATATCAAAGACCCTCGATCAAATCCTAGCGCCTTCCTATAA